One Candidatus Aminicenantes bacterium DNA window includes the following coding sequences:
- the hydF gene encoding [FeFe] hydrogenase H-cluster maturation GTPase HydF, which produces MAERAMRGDRLHIAIFGRRNAGKSSLINAMTGQPVAIVSDVPGTTTDPVFKSLEFQPIGPVVLIDTAGIDDRAEGLGAERVKKAAAVLEKSDLALLVVDVSSSDFAFEDELLEKFRSRAIPAIVVANKTDLPQQESSWFRDKLCVRVSALSGQGMEELRRRILEIAPSQWEPSFLRDLVRKEETVVLVVPIDTGAPKGRLIMPQVKALRDALDAGAMPFSCRESELKAALGSLKQKPALVVTDSQAFTLVASVVPDDVLLTSFSILSARQKGDLPGLVEGVLAVPSLRPGDRVLIAESCSHHPLQDDIGRIKLPRWLNEYVGGGLKIDVVPGSGYPEDLSSYRLVVHCGACTLNRREMLRRQELPAAAGVPMTNYGVLISFLKNVFPRALRPFPELFARYEHVSWPRRQGMGGV; this is translated from the coding sequence ATGGCTGAACGGGCCATGCGCGGCGACCGCCTGCACATCGCCATCTTCGGCCGGCGCAACGCCGGGAAATCGTCGCTGATCAACGCCATGACCGGCCAGCCGGTGGCCATCGTTTCCGACGTGCCGGGGACGACGACCGACCCGGTGTTCAAATCGCTGGAGTTCCAGCCCATCGGGCCGGTGGTGCTCATCGATACGGCCGGCATCGACGACCGCGCCGAGGGGCTGGGCGCCGAGCGGGTGAAGAAGGCGGCCGCGGTGCTGGAAAAGAGCGACCTGGCCCTGCTGGTGGTCGACGTCAGTTCAAGCGATTTCGCCTTCGAGGACGAGTTGCTGGAAAAATTCCGCAGCCGCGCCATCCCGGCCATCGTCGTGGCCAACAAGACCGACCTGCCGCAGCAGGAGAGTTCCTGGTTCAGGGACAAGCTTTGCGTCCGCGTCAGCGCCCTGAGTGGGCAGGGGATGGAGGAGCTGCGCCGGCGCATTCTGGAGATCGCCCCCAGCCAGTGGGAGCCTTCCTTCCTGCGCGACCTGGTACGCAAAGAGGAGACGGTCGTTCTGGTAGTGCCGATCGACACCGGCGCCCCCAAGGGTCGGCTGATCATGCCCCAGGTCAAGGCGCTGCGCGACGCGCTCGACGCCGGCGCCATGCCGTTCAGCTGCCGCGAGAGCGAGCTCAAGGCCGCCCTGGGCTCGTTGAAGCAAAAGCCGGCGCTGGTGGTGACCGACTCGCAGGCCTTCACATTGGTGGCGAGCGTCGTTCCTGATGACGTCCTGCTGACGTCCTTTTCGATCCTCTCGGCCCGCCAGAAGGGCGATTTGCCCGGACTTGTCGAGGGGGTGCTGGCCGTACCCTCGCTTCGCCCCGGCGACCGGGTGCTGATTGCCGAATCGTGCAGCCACCATCCGCTGCAGGACGACATCGGCCGCATCAAGCTGCCGCGCTGGCTGAACGAGTACGTCGGCGGCGGCTTGAAGATCGACGTCGTGCCGGGGAGCGGCTACCCCGAGGACTTGTCGTCTTACCGGTTGGTGGTGCATTGCGGCGCCTGCACGCTCAACCGCCGCGAGATGCTGCGCCGCCAGGAGCTGCCCGCCGCGGCGGGAGTGCCGATGACCAACTACGGCGTGCTGATCTCCTTCCTGAAAAACGTTTTCCCGCGGGCGCTGCGGCCCTTTCCCGAACTGTTCGCCCGCTATGAGCATGTTTCCTGGCCGCGCCGGCAGGGAATGGGAGGTGTCTGA